ttctttcgacgccagattgtgagcgtaaatgaacggtgaccccattttttttaatttcatttttctattagtATAAGATAAacttcatttatagaaaaatatagcgaaatcctatattgaataaaaaaaaaattgatctagacccgcgagcccccttaagttgCAATAACTGTCAATTGCTGTCGAGCGGAACTCACTTTGTGTTTCTTTAtaataagtttttctttttacaaattaacCATGCCATCCATTAGTTTACAATTAAGCATGGGCTATATAGATCTGTatgattaattcatttttatttagggggGAGGGGGTATCTGGATTATCAGTGTTTGCTTCCTGGCATGCGATAGTTAGCAATATACCATAACATTGATACTTACTTGCTTCACAATTTCGATGATACTGTCATGGAAGTGATACGGTCTGTATAGTAGCTGTTGTCGTTTTTGGTCTCCAGAACATTTATTTTGCGTCTTTTGTGCCGTATTCCTGCGATGTAATGTAAGTCCCTTTTTATAATATAAGTTCTAAATGGAATAATTGTTATAATAGTGTTAACAACAAATTTTCTAGAGACACTTCTGTTAGGAGGAATAAATACACGTTGACAATCGAACTTCCTTATTCATCATAGCCACCGTTTTTCTAATCTCATTTTCGAGagaaacatttttaatttgattatatatGAAGtgtaattaccaatgagacaaactATACATCAGATTCCAACTAATGTAGATGTTATTAACTGCATGTTGATCATCGCACGGCCTCGTATAACTGGCAAACCCATCGCAAATTGTATGCTATAAAGGCACCGCTAAGatttaaatataaagcaattaaTACGAGAAAGTAAGTAAACGACCtgacaaatgtttacaaaatactcaacaaaacacaaatatgatCTGCAGCAACAAACGACATCTACTGAATAATATGCTTCTCACTTGAGGACAGCGCATACAAAATGTCGCGGCGTGTTAAACAGGTTTGTTAGCGCCAAACACTCTCCTAATATGTGAAACAATGTGTCACAGCACACCGTAAGAAAACATTGCTCCAAAAACTGAAGTGAAAATACATTTTCTGTGAGTGAGGCTATTCTTGTATTTCAACTTGAaagataaaacttaaaaatcacaAATGATATGCATGAACGATTTCTTTGATAACCTGTAGAAAAActtgtttcatttttataatttttaacaaaaacaatattttaatcacTAATTTTAAaacgtcaaatccacagttgacgtTTCGTAAGTATGGATTGCGTCGCCATGTTGACATGCTGATAATCCATGAATGTGAGTATAATGCAACATTATACCcgaaaataaaaccaaatcatgttaaaacttcattttaatatcCAAATTTGGAGCGTACACGTTATGAAATACATAAACTTGTCATAGATACCGGAATTTATATTGTCACAATACGCTAGTAGCGCGTTTCGTCTTAAAAAGGCTTACAATACAGCATGGGTGTTTTCATTGGTAGGATTTCATGTTATATATAAATAGTtccaattttgtatatttttaaaatctctTGTAACCATATCAGTTCAGGTCTATTTAAATTAAACTAAAGATCAAAAGTAGTCGGCAATTACAGTAAAACAAATATAGtgaagtgttttgttttttttaaatttcaggaaCTTTTTATAAAATGGCATATAGAACACTTGACACCCTTAGAGGTTTCCGCCTAGAAAATGGAGATGTATCCGAACTGGACGTTGAGATCAACATTGAAGAAGAAGAAAGTATTTTACAGCTTCTCAGAGAAAGACCAGATATTAGTGGAATTTTCCGTGAGGTGAATGTGAAGTCAGACATAGAGGAGGCAATACATACTGCTAGTACTGATTGCACTTCGCAAGTTTGCACTTCGAACCAACGAGCTGGAGAGCCAACATGCTTCTCATGTGCAAAGAAATGTAAGTTGGAATCTGGTCATGACATAAAGAAAGGAATGCACCTCGTACACGGTAGATATTTACCCGGCAATAAAGTTAATGATGCAATTAATAGAGCTTTCAGTGCTGTTTCTCGAAAAGTTAGATCAGAGCAGTGGTTCCTGTATGAACATCATGCTATTGTATCAGAGGTTTTAGAAACGAGTGATAAAACAGCAACTATAAAAGTAGTGGAATTCACATCATTGGGCTCATTAACATATGGGGTCATTGAAAGTAAAACACCTGTTGTCATTGATGTTGAAACTGACAGTCATATTTCTTATAGACAGTACGGCGAACTAAAGTACTCACCTGACGAAATCGTTGAACGAGCTAGAAGTCGTATTGGTGAAAGCGCATACAATTTAATGACCAATAATTGTGAACACGTTGCTGTTTGGTGTGTTTCAGGAGTAAAAGAAAGCTTTCAAGCAACCGATTTCGATGATAAAAAgtctagtaaaattttaaaatggataGAAACTGTGTTACGCAATATCACACGGTTTCAGCAAACAGATGGCACAAGGTTTGGTTCTCGTGTTGCAAAGTTCAAACCATTCgctctcaattttattgtttttacagGTGTATTTTTTCTTCTTGAACTGATTTTTAGTATTTTTAGATTTGTTAAGCTGAGAAAACTAAAGGAAAGCGGCTTTATTTGTCAAGCATGCTATAATAGAACAAAAATTTTCCTGATTGCAAATATAGTTTTTTCAATCATCGCCTCCATTGTATTGTCATTTATTCCATTGGTATCAGAGGTATACCTGACTGTCTCGTCAATCGCACTAGGAATAGTTGGAACTTTCATTTTTCCTGCATTATTCTCGTATTTGTACTGTAAAATCAAGACTGTGTTGAATCCTCTATATAACATTCCAAAGATGATGGTAAGAAAACATGAACATATTTTCCCAGGAGATGTCCTTACTATTCCAACAGACCACGATATCATTGTAAAAAATGCGACGCTCTTACCCAGAAATAAAGCAAGCGGGTTTGTTCATTTAGAAGTAGTTCACTTTAAATTCCAAGGACTAGTGTCGCATAGGACTATAGAGAAAgagtgtttttcttttgaaataagcAACGACAAGTTGAATGTGTTTGATTATCCACCATCGGTCGTGTACTCCGATGAAGAAGTGGTCCAAAGAGCTTTGGAGAAAGTTGGCGATAAAAATTTCAACGCTGTGTGGTATAGATCGAGTCATATGTCAAAGTCTTGCAAGGTAACTTTTTAACTACTTACACTACACATGGAATCAGCCACTATGTTttccaaaagttttaaaataataaacagcAACTCATTGAATGTTGATAGGGTTAATGAAGTTTAGGAAAGCTGTCTTTTTCTTGAAAAGTGTCTACAGGATTTCTCTTGTAGGTGGGACATGGAAAAGTAAAACAAGAAAAGGAGAAGGCTCGGTAAAACCCTTTTGAtctgaaaacatatttttgtttaccagtttaattgtttaaatgtaaactcTTAGCAATTTACTATAAAGAGGAATACTTGTGTTCCATAAATAAAAGGCACAGACATCAAGTACCAGCCCAATACATTTATGTAGATTAGTGAAATCTTCACAACTTTAGTACTTGTGATAATTTTAAGACTTTTTTGTCTGAAAAGGAAGTGGTCGCATTTGTGTTCagtcttaatattgaaatgtatgaAGTaaatgatgataatacataacatatataaagattgtgaCGGAACACGAAGTCGACCATTTACATTTTAGATTATAACCAATTGAAAAGTGACGTTTATAACCCTGCtgtctgatttgtttttgtactcgtatgaagcagaattcattcggAACCttctaaaagaaaagaaaaaaagaaaaaacaccttgcgaaattctttaattttactttccgatatattgatgatgttctatcattgaataacccatatttcagccaatacctacatctcatatatcccagtgaacttgaaattaaggatattacttatactagaaggactgcttcatatcttgatcttttcctcaatattgacgtagatggacgacttcacacgaaaatctatgataaacgggacgatttcaacttcccaattatcaatttctcatttctcagcagtaacataccctctgtccCTTCGTATGGTCTTTACATATCACAAttaatacgttattctcgtgcttgttcacactatacggccttcatatacaggagtgtgctccttacgcagaaactgctccaacaaagttatgaggaggacagattaaaattgacactccgtaaattttatggacaccattaCGAATTgatggatccatacgatgtgtctttgactaaactagctaaggacatttttaccacatggtagattgtggtttgtcattatgtcgtcttatcttttaattaccaaacgtgacttattcctgattgtgactgttttgctgagtgtgaattcgcattactattagacgtgttacggtacttgtctatcccaaattcatgtatttagtttaaatgtttaatgttatatttgtaattctcatcggattttgtcaaatgtgttgacgtcttttctattatatttatgtgttatagtaaagaaaattaatcaccgtaATCATTTATtaagatttgatttcgttcaacgtaatcagtacgatattttaagtttgaagttagattcaaaacaaaccggacatagctttataatatagttaattgctaccttagtttgctatcaataagtattaaaatgtgcattgttattaaatgcaatatcagtatttagttcaaatataatcttaaatcaatcctaattctatcttattcattcatatgtgacgtcatttttcattttttgatgatctgttttacaaattgtcattttttacaatttcaaatatgacttcacttggcgttgaggtttaaacttattcggatgtgtctacattttgtgttgcaaatgtctggttatgtaatgtatttcagttgtttcctgtaattagttaatacttcagtttaatcatgtaccaagtcaggaatatgacagttgttatccattcgtttgatgtgtttggacttttgattttgccttttgatttttgattttccttttttgaatttcctcggagttcagtatttttgtgtttttacttttttttttgtatagtaattttataaatttactgtttgcaaaagtataaattattctaaataatagggatgttctggtaactaacagaaaaccctggccgtttttggcacaacttttttttttatctttggtcCTCGATGCAGTTCGACtatgtgcttgtttcggcttttaaacttttgtatctgggcgtcactagtagatcttgtgtgaacaaaatgcacttctggcgtaataaaattttgaaatttttgccttttgttggctgttgttcgtgtgtttctttgtcaattgtgttctccaatttatttatattgtagtcctgtaatgttgtgttgtcattttaatgttatattttacatggctataaaagagggaggtttggcatgccacaaaaccaggttcaacccaccattgtttcctttaaaaatgtcctgtaccaagtcaggaatatggccattgt
The window above is part of the Mytilus galloprovincialis chromosome 4, xbMytGall1.hap1.1, whole genome shotgun sequence genome. Proteins encoded here:
- the LOC143073667 gene encoding uncharacterized protein LOC143073667, which produces MAYRTLDTLRGFRLENGDVSELDVEINIEEEESILQLLRERPDISGIFREVNVKSDIEEAIHTASTDCTSQVCTSNQRAGEPTCFSCAKKCKLESGHDIKKGMHLVHGRYLPGNKVNDAINRAFSAVSRKVRSEQWFLYEHHAIVSEVLETSDKTATIKVVEFTSLGSLTYGVIESKTPVVIDVETDSHISYRQYGELKYSPDEIVERARSRIGESAYNLMTNNCEHVAVWCVSGVKESFQATDFDDKKSSKILKWIETVLRNITRFQQTDGTRFGSRVAKFKPFALNFIVFTGVFFLLELIFSIFRFVKLRKLKESGFICQACYNRTKIFLIANIVFSIIASIVLSFIPLVSEVYLTVSSIALGIVGTFIFPALFSYLYCKIKTVLNPLYNIPKMMVRKHEHIFPGDVLTIPTDHDIIVKNATLLPRNKASGFVHLEVVHFKFQGLVSHRTIEKECFSFEISNDKLNVFDYPPSVVYSDEEVVQRALEKVGDKNFNAVWYRSSHMSKSCKIPNYLEEYRFSFKKVEAIERTVKMADDVKPGDMINFRYYGLPHFGIVVAKLPPADFVEIEFYHVEGGVVTRCERKFDLDTNKILRHRYDEKDRLPIEETLARAEEKIGEENYQFCVYKSSRLARDCVLKTGK